In Eupeodes corollae chromosome 3, idEupCoro1.1, whole genome shotgun sequence, a single genomic region encodes these proteins:
- the LOC129950643 gene encoding uncharacterized protein LOC129950643: MPFGTKQRAPTKSFKKIKLRVQSQYAEKIIEIEVVVVPEICANVLSAPDPLCKSFCGLKLADCVVANLEVEEEISLLIGADHYWSVVTGKQERLSSSLRAVDTVFGWTLQGTHPNKMCAEKSSVVQPLVICNACTTSEQDFAALWALESIGILGEAPERERLTEEMTSKYIKRVGCRYKASLPWKEPNVVFDSNKSIAVSRLNSLFHRLSRNPSKLQEYHDSIQKMVVDGIAQCVTPTSSAKRIIYLPHRPVYKEDSTTTKMRIVFDASSQTEGCPSLNDQLLTGANLLPDILKTLLNFRLGKVGLVADIEKAFLQILLNETDRDAHRFIWYTSPQSASSPYQEYRMTRVTFGVCSSPFLLTATIRSHLSQEKKRFPRTCQMLEDSFYMDDLVMSVNSESEGERVWREATDIMSRASMNLRKWHSNSAAIRNAITAEDLPTHQKVLGLIWMVYSDELSVPLQSVQSFIELHSSRGSKRNILSTLARIYDPLGIISPTIIKIKILFQGTWKKKLSWDESLPDDLNSEWEDCSRNILQLKDMAIPRSVFPAISMKTVIQCHIFADASLKAYGAVAYIRVVDAKGQVSVSFLCSKSRVAPMKMDGSDELTLPKLELTAALIAARLCEYLRSSLKIPIKEYFLWTDSKITLNWIYGQLQKWKPYVQTRVEEIRRHTSVADWSHCSGKDNPADLVTRGISGEKLQSSAIWIGGPSWLKVPVLDTCKEIADCQSQLSLLTQTEESIRDQKKKEPMEAIVNFQNFSTWLRLLRVTCWVLRFVHRRQSFEKFLTEEELRDAELYWLRYVHRTKFTNEYFPLKKTGVLELSSKILKLSPLLDDNRLIRVGGRLQMLEETYDIKHPIITDLIVDDFHRTTLHGGVNTVLAKMRERFWLIKGRQVVKKRIKSCIVCKKLFGQPASQPFAPLPLHRVTLDRPFNNVGIDFAGPLFYITDDGSSMRKAYLLVFTCAAVRAVHIELTTSMSTDSCIMALRRFIARRGTPSAIYSDNAKSFRRASFELRGFNDVLQGEGLPDFLANSRIRWNFIVERAPWWGGFWERMIRTIKNVLKTVIGKAKLNFEQLRTLLTEAEALVNERPLTYLSEDVLGSPPLTPAQFLHMRSTTTGQNLSKELNSSGLRELWQHRMKYFAKMTIRWRIEYMQQLRSFHSSNPKTSKQLRVGDVVLLYDSAKPRIQWEMVMVNQTFEGRDGKVRACEVRFADRRLMRRPVQLLYPLELANSARAAGC; the protein is encoded by the coding sequence ATGCCTTTTGGAACTAAGCAAAGAGCACCAActaaatcttttaagaaaattaaattgcgaGTCCAAAGTCAGTACGCGGAAAAAATTATCGAAATTGAGGTTGTCGTTGTACCCGAGATCTGTGCCAATGTGCTAAGCGCTCCAGACCCACTTTGCAAATCATTTTGTGGATTAAAACTGGCTGATTGTGTCGTCGCAAATCTCGAAGTTGAGGAAGAGATTAGTCTTTTAATCGGTGCAGATCATTATTGGTCTGTTGTTACGGGGAAACAAGAGCGCTTATCAAGTAGTTTGCGAGCGGTAGATACGGTTTTCGGTTGGACGCTCCAAGGCACTCACCCGAATAAAATGTGTGCTGAGAAAAGTAGTGTTGTGCAGCCGTTGGTAATTTGCAATGCCTGCACCACCAGTGAGCAGGATTTTGCAGCGCTTTGGGCATTGGAATCCATCGGGATTTTAGGAGAAGCACCAGAGAGAGAGCGCCTAACCGAGGAAATGACAAGCAAGTATATCAAACGAGTCGGCTGTCGTTATAAAGCCAGCTTGCCATGGAAAGAGCCGAATGTTGTGTTTGACAGCAACAAAAGTATTGCGGTAAGTCGTCTCAATAGTTTGTTTCATCGTCTTTCTAGGAATCCTAGCAAGCTCCAAGAATACCATGACAGCATTCAAAAGATGGTTGTCGACGGAATAGCTCAATGTGTTACACCAACTTCATCGGCAAAACGGATCATTTATTTGCCTCATCGCCCCGTGTACAAAGAGGACAGTACGACAACAAAAATGAGGATTGTGTTTGACGCTTCCAGTCAGACAGAAGGTTGTCCATCTTTAAACGATCAGCTTTTGACTGGTGCAAATTTGTTACCTGACATTTTGAAGACGCTTCTGAACTTTCGGCTTGGCAAAGTTGGTCTTGTTGCTGATATAGAGAAGGCGTTTTTGCAAATCCTGTTGAACGAAACTGACCGAGATGCCCACAGATTCATTTGGTATACATCACCGCAGAGTGCATCATCGCCATATCAAGAGTACCGAATGACTAGGGTCACATTTGGCGTCTGTAGCAGCCCATTTCTTCTAACAGCTACCATCCGTAGTCATTTGAGTCAGGAAAAGAAGAGGTTTCCGAGGACTTGCCAAATGCTTGAAGACAGTTTTTATATGGATGATCTTGTCATGAGCGTGAACTCGGAATCAGAAGGTGAACGAGTTTGGCGAGAGGCTACCGACATCATGAGCAGAGCTTCTATGAACCTCAGAAAATGGCATTCAAATAGTGCTGCTATTCGGAATGCAATCACAGCAGAAGACTTGCCAACACACCAGAAAGTTTTAGGCCTTATTTGGATGGTctacagcgacgaattgtccgTGCCTTTACAATCAGTCCAAAGTTTCATCGAACTTCATTCATCTCGAGGATCCAAGCGAAATATTTTGTCAACATTAGCTCGCATTTACGATCCTTTGGGTATAATTAGTCCAaccattataaaaattaaaatattattccagGGAACTTGGAAGAAGAAGCTAAGCTGGGACGAGAGCTTACCAGACGATTTAAATTCCGAATGGGAGGACTGCAGCAGAAATATATTACAACTCAAAGACATGGCCATACCAAGATCAGTTTTCCCGGCAATATCAATGAAGACGGTGATTCAGTGTCACATTTTTGCAGATGCCAGCTTGAAGGCCTATGGTGCAGTTGCATATATCAGAGTGGTCGATGCAAAAGGGCAAGTATCAGTTTCATTTTTATGCTCAAAGAGTCGCGTAGCACCTATGAAGATGGATGGGAGCGATGAGCTCACGCTTCCGAAGTTAGAGCTCACTGCAGCATTAATCGCTGCCAGATTGTGCGAGTACCTTAGAAGTTCACTAAAAATTCCAATCAAAGAGTACTTTCTATGGACCGATTCCAAAATTACCTTAAATTGGATATACGGACAGTTGCAGAAATGGAAACCATATGTCCAGACTAGAGTTGAAGAAATTCGCCGTCATACTTCCGTTGCTGATTGGAGTCACTGCTCAGGCAAAGACAACCCGGCCGATTTGGTTACAAGAGGGATATCTGGAGAAAAGTTGCAGTCATCAGCTATTTGGATCGGTGGACCTAGTTGGCTGAAAGTTCCTGTTCTTGATACTTGTAAGGAAATCGCAGATTGTCAAAGTCAATTGAGTCTATTAACACAAACTGAAGAAAGCATCCGTGACCAAAAGAAGAAGGAACCGATGGAGGCCATCGTGAACTTCCAAAATTTTAGCACATGGCTAAGGTTGTTGAGGGTGACTTGCTGGGTTTTGCGGTTTGTTCACCGCagacaaagttttgagaagtTCTTGACTGAAGAGGAGCTACGCGATGCCGAGCTTTACTGGCTAAGGTATGTACACAGAACAAAATTTACTAATGAATACTTTCCTTTAAAGAAAACTGGCGTTTTGGAATTGTCATCCAAAATTCTAAAGCTAAGTCCGTTACTAGACGACAATAGACTTATCAGAGTAGGAGGCAGGCTCCAGATGCTTGAAGAAACTTACGATATCAAGCACCCAATCATCACGGATCTTATTGTTGATGACTTTCACCGAACAACGCTACACGGAGGAGTAAACACCGTCCTAGCTAAGATGAGAGAACGATTTTGGCTCATCAAGGGCCGACAGGTAGTAAAGAAGCGGATCAAGAGCTGCAtcgtttgtaaaaaattgtttgggcAGCCCGCTTCCCAGCCATTCGCACCACTCCCACTACATCGAGTTACTTTAGACAGGCCTTTCAATAATGTTGGTATTGATTTTGCTGGGCCTCTTTTTTACATAACTGACGATGGTTCTTCGATGCGTAAAGCATATTTGCTGGTCTTCACCTGCGCGGCTGTCAGAGCAGTTCATATCGAGCTAACCACGAGCATGTCCACTGATAGTTGTATCATGGCTTTGAGACGTTTTATAGCAAGACGTGGTACCCCATCTGCTATATACTCCGACAATGCTAAATCTTTTCGGCGAGCCTCATTTGAACTGAGAGGTTTCAATGATGTTCTACAGGGAGAAGGTCTGCCCGACTTTCTAGCGAATAGCCGGATAAGGTGGAACTTTATCGTTGAGCGAGCTCCCTGGTGGGGAGGCTTCTGGGAGAGGATGATAAGAACAATTAAGAATGTTCTCAAAACGGTCATTGGTAAggccaaattaaattttgaacaattgaGAACTTTACTTACAGAGGCTGAAGCTTTGGTGAATGAAAGGCCCCTTACTTACCTTTCCGAAGATGTCTTGGGATCACCGCCTCTGACACCGGCACAATTCCTACACATGCGCTCCACAACAACCGGCCAAAATCTATCTAAAGAGCTTAATTCTTCGGGCTTGAGAGAACTGTGGCAACATCGAATGAAGTATTTCGCAAAGATGACAATAAGATGGCGAATCGAATACATGCAGCAGCTTAGGTCTTTTCACTCATCTAATCCGAAGACATCAAAGCAGTTACGAGTTGGAGATGTGGTTCTGTTGTATGACAGTGCTAAGCCACGTATACAGTGGGAGATGGTAATGGTTAACCAGACGTTCGAGGGCCGAGATGGAAAGGTTCGAGCTTGCGAGGTGAGATTTGCGGACAGACGATTAATGCGAAGACCAGTCCAGCTCCTTTATCCATTGGAGCTAGCGAATTCTGCCCGGGCCGcaggatgttaa